One Glaciihabitans arcticus DNA window includes the following coding sequences:
- the glgB gene encoding 1,4-alpha-glucan branching protein GlgB has product MAVAKNSKNAATTPTLPELHPGLITSIISGAHPQPHATLGQHAVDGGFVIRAVRPLAATVTAIRADGSRVSLDHVSEGLWQGFAAGDGQAYQLETTYTDGPTWTADDPYRFVPTVGEIDLYLWGEGRHEQLWHVLGSHFRPHEDVVGTSFSVWAPHAKAARVLGDFNGWNGVGHAMRRLDDNGVWELFVPGLEPGVAYKFELLTDNNQWVSRADPMARYTEIPPLTASKVGETKYEWADASWLATRAETDPHNSPMSVYELHVGSWRPGLGYRELADELIGYLHETGFTHVEFMPLAEHPFGGSWGYQVTGYYAPTSRFGHPDDLKYLIDRLHQAGIGVIMDWVPGHFPKDEWALAKFDGHALYEHSDPRRGEQMDWGTLIFNFGDSQVRNFLVANALYWLEEFHIDGLRVDAVASILYLDYSREAGEWEPNIHGGRENLEAISFLQEVNATAYKRNPGIIMIAEESTAWPGVTRPTASDGLGFGLKWNMGWMHDSLSYIQTDPMYRAHHHNEITFSMVYQYTEQFLLPISHDEVVHGKGSLLTKMPGDQWQKLANMRAYLAFMWAHPGKQLLFMGSEFGQPSEWSEQRGLDWWILDQPVHRGLLTMVSQLNRVYREQPALWSRDNDEGGFEWLDGGDSERNVVSFLRWDNHGNPVAVIMNFSGNPVGPYRVGLPFAGTWDEILNTDATEYGGSGVGNYGAVQASDEPFAGRPASAEITLPPLAGLWLKLRR; this is encoded by the coding sequence ATGGCTGTCGCCAAGAACTCCAAGAACGCCGCCACAACCCCCACCCTGCCCGAACTGCACCCTGGTCTGATCACCTCGATCATCTCCGGCGCGCACCCGCAGCCGCACGCCACCCTCGGGCAGCACGCAGTCGACGGCGGGTTCGTGATCCGCGCGGTGCGTCCGCTGGCCGCCACCGTCACCGCCATTCGTGCAGACGGTTCGCGCGTTTCGCTCGATCACGTCTCCGAGGGACTCTGGCAGGGCTTCGCGGCCGGAGATGGGCAGGCGTACCAGCTTGAGACGACCTACACCGACGGCCCCACCTGGACGGCAGACGACCCCTACCGCTTTGTGCCGACCGTCGGCGAGATCGACCTATACCTCTGGGGCGAGGGCCGCCACGAGCAGCTCTGGCACGTGCTCGGGTCGCACTTCCGTCCGCACGAAGACGTCGTCGGTACCTCATTCTCCGTCTGGGCGCCACACGCGAAGGCCGCCCGTGTTCTCGGCGACTTCAACGGCTGGAACGGCGTCGGCCACGCGATGCGCCGCCTCGACGACAACGGCGTCTGGGAGCTGTTCGTGCCCGGCCTCGAACCGGGAGTCGCCTACAAGTTCGAACTTCTCACCGACAACAACCAGTGGGTCAGCCGCGCCGACCCGATGGCCCGCTACACCGAGATCCCGCCGCTGACGGCCTCCAAGGTCGGCGAGACGAAATACGAGTGGGCGGATGCCTCGTGGCTGGCCACCCGCGCCGAGACCGACCCCCACAACTCCCCGATGAGCGTGTACGAGCTGCACGTCGGCTCCTGGCGCCCGGGGCTGGGATACCGCGAGCTCGCCGATGAACTCATCGGCTACCTCCACGAGACGGGGTTCACCCACGTCGAGTTCATGCCCCTCGCCGAGCACCCGTTCGGTGGCTCCTGGGGATACCAGGTCACCGGTTACTATGCGCCGACGTCACGTTTTGGGCATCCCGACGATCTCAAGTACCTGATCGACCGCCTCCACCAGGCCGGCATCGGCGTGATAATGGACTGGGTGCCCGGGCACTTCCCCAAAGACGAATGGGCGCTCGCCAAGTTCGACGGTCACGCTCTTTACGAGCACTCCGACCCTCGCCGCGGCGAGCAGATGGACTGGGGCACCCTGATCTTCAACTTCGGGGACTCGCAGGTGCGCAACTTCCTCGTTGCCAACGCGCTGTACTGGCTCGAGGAGTTCCACATCGACGGGCTGCGCGTCGACGCGGTCGCCTCGATCCTCTACCTGGACTACTCGCGCGAGGCCGGCGAGTGGGAGCCGAACATCCACGGCGGCCGCGAGAACCTCGAGGCCATCAGCTTCCTGCAGGAAGTCAACGCGACCGCCTACAAGCGCAACCCCGGCATCATCATGATCGCCGAGGAGTCGACCGCGTGGCCGGGCGTCACGCGTCCCACCGCGTCCGACGGTCTCGGCTTCGGGCTGAAGTGGAACATGGGCTGGATGCACGACAGCCTCTCCTACATCCAGACCGACCCGATGTACCGCGCGCACCACCACAACGAGATCACGTTCAGCATGGTGTACCAGTACACCGAGCAGTTCCTGCTGCCCATCAGCCACGACGAGGTCGTGCACGGCAAGGGATCGCTGCTCACCAAGATGCCCGGTGACCAGTGGCAGAAGCTCGCCAACATGCGCGCCTACCTCGCGTTCATGTGGGCGCATCCCGGCAAGCAGCTGCTGTTCATGGGTTCCGAGTTCGGGCAGCCGTCCGAGTGGAGCGAGCAGCGCGGCCTCGACTGGTGGATCCTCGACCAGCCCGTGCACCGCGGCCTGCTCACGATGGTCTCGCAGCTGAACCGCGTCTACCGCGAACAGCCCGCCCTGTGGTCTCGGGACAACGACGAGGGTGGCTTCGAATGGCTCGATGGCGGAGACTCCGAGCGCAACGTCGTGTCGTTCCTGCGTTGGGACAACCACGGCAACCCGGTCGCCGTGATCATGAACTTCAGCGGCAACCCGGTGGGTCCGTACCGCGTCGGTCTGCCGTTCGCCGGCACCTGGGACGAGATTCTCAACACCGACGCCACCGAATACGGCGGCAGCGGTGTGGGCAACTACG
- a CDS encoding alpha-1,4-glucan--maltose-1-phosphate maltosyltransferase produces the protein MGRIPIRHLSPQQPEGLWPAKAWAGEVVPFAATIFREGHDQLGARLVLTSPAGTESRHSLAPGAPGTDRWGASVLLDGIGMWTWRIEAFSDDWATWLHNAEIKVPAGIDVELMFAQGAVLVKKAGKAKVFTDAARAFLDTSLSPAARLRVAEDPRLVTALAANPVESLTTTSPTIELRVERPRAGVGSWYEFFPRSEGSKQLKDGSWVSGTFRTAAKRLPAVAEMGFDVLYMPPIHPIGRSFRKGPNNTLVAGPNDPGSPWAIGAAEGGHDAIHPDLGTEKDFVYFLGQAKKNGLEVALDLALQCSPDHPWVTEHPEWFTTLPDGSIAYAENPPKKYQDIYPLNFDNDPEGIRQEILRVVEHWIRLGVSIFRVDNPHTKPVQFWEWLFGEVEQRHPGTVFLAEAFTKPAMMQSLAAIGFQQSYTYFTWRNTKVELEEYLFEVSRETSAVFRPNFFVNTPDILTEYLQFGGQPAYKVRAAIAATGSPSWGVYAGYELFENVARPGAEENIDNEKFEYKKRDWAEADKAGTTLAPYLRQLNVIRSQHPALRQLRNLDVHWSDDDSILVYTKYLAPQFTGTGTSDGIIVVANVDPHSVRETTVHLDPTRFGLEPGTSYQVTDLITGQVFTWGTDNYVRLDAFTEPVHILRIDYPKGS, from the coding sequence ATGGGGCGCATCCCGATCAGACATCTTTCACCCCAACAGCCGGAAGGCCTCTGGCCCGCCAAGGCGTGGGCCGGCGAGGTGGTGCCGTTCGCGGCCACGATCTTCCGTGAGGGCCACGACCAGCTGGGCGCGAGACTCGTGCTCACCTCCCCCGCGGGCACCGAGTCGCGTCACTCGCTCGCGCCGGGCGCCCCGGGCACCGATCGCTGGGGCGCATCCGTTCTTCTCGACGGCATCGGGATGTGGACCTGGCGCATCGAGGCCTTCAGTGACGACTGGGCCACTTGGCTGCACAACGCCGAGATCAAGGTTCCGGCCGGCATCGACGTCGAGCTGATGTTCGCGCAGGGTGCCGTTCTCGTGAAGAAGGCCGGCAAGGCGAAGGTCTTCACGGATGCCGCCAGGGCCTTCCTCGACACGAGCCTCTCCCCCGCCGCCCGCCTTCGGGTCGCCGAGGATCCCCGCCTCGTCACCGCCCTCGCCGCCAACCCGGTCGAGAGCCTCACCACCACGAGCCCGACCATCGAGCTGCGCGTTGAACGCCCGCGTGCGGGAGTCGGCAGCTGGTACGAGTTCTTCCCCCGGTCCGAAGGTTCCAAGCAGCTAAAGGATGGCAGCTGGGTCTCCGGCACCTTCCGCACGGCTGCGAAGCGCCTGCCCGCCGTCGCGGAGATGGGCTTCGATGTGCTCTACATGCCGCCCATCCATCCCATCGGGCGCTCCTTCCGCAAGGGACCCAACAACACGCTCGTCGCCGGCCCGAACGACCCCGGCTCGCCGTGGGCGATCGGAGCCGCGGAGGGTGGCCACGACGCCATCCACCCCGACCTCGGCACCGAGAAGGACTTCGTCTACTTCCTCGGGCAGGCGAAGAAGAACGGTCTCGAGGTCGCCCTCGACCTCGCGCTGCAATGCTCCCCCGACCACCCCTGGGTGACCGAGCACCCCGAGTGGTTCACGACGCTTCCGGATGGCTCGATCGCCTACGCGGAGAACCCGCCGAAGAAGTACCAGGACATCTACCCGCTCAACTTCGACAACGACCCCGAGGGAATCCGCCAGGAGATCCTGCGGGTCGTCGAGCACTGGATCCGCCTCGGAGTGTCGATCTTCCGCGTCGACAACCCGCACACCAAGCCCGTGCAGTTCTGGGAGTGGCTCTTCGGCGAGGTCGAGCAGCGGCATCCCGGCACCGTGTTCCTGGCCGAGGCGTTCACCAAGCCGGCCATGATGCAGTCGCTCGCCGCGATCGGATTCCAGCAGTCGTACACCTACTTCACCTGGCGCAACACCAAGGTCGAGCTCGAGGAGTACCTGTTCGAGGTGTCGCGCGAGACGAGTGCGGTATTCCGTCCGAACTTCTTCGTGAACACCCCCGACATCCTCACCGAGTACCTGCAGTTCGGCGGCCAGCCCGCCTACAAGGTGCGCGCCGCCATCGCCGCGACCGGCAGCCCCAGCTGGGGTGTGTACGCGGGCTACGAGCTGTTCGAGAACGTCGCCCGCCCCGGCGCCGAAGAGAACATCGATAACGAGAAGTTCGAGTACAAGAAGCGCGACTGGGCTGAAGCCGACAAGGCAGGCACGACGCTCGCGCCGTACCTGCGGCAGCTGAACGTCATCCGCTCGCAGCACCCCGCACTTCGCCAGCTGCGCAATCTCGACGTGCACTGGAGCGACGACGACTCGATCCTCGTCTATACGAAGTACCTCGCTCCGCAGTTCACCGGCACCGGCACGAGCGACGGCATCATCGTCGTCGCCAACGTCGACCCGCACTCGGTGCGCGAGACGACGGTGCACCTCGACCCCACCCGCTTCGGCCTCGAGCCCGGCACGAGCTATCAGGTCACCGACCTCATCACCGGCCAGGTCTTCACCTGGGGCACCGACAACTACGTGCGCCTCGACGCATTCACCGAACCCGTTCACATCCTGCGCATCGACTACCCGAAGGGCTCCTGA
- a CDS encoding alternate-type signal peptide domain-containing protein yields MNKLVKGSIAGAAGIALLLGGAGTFALWNDSAALTAATVSTGELDIDLTATAAVWNDVSTKTVGGVTTSSVLNGATFNPATHKLVPGDTVTYTKEVTIKANGKNLAAKLAYVPGSVVIDPTLAPFVTVTVGAPTGLPASWSAVATTPADGSYIITPSTTVSTATFNVVLTVKFLDTAANQVGQNLTAVNLTGAAFSLTQVRQ; encoded by the coding sequence ATGAACAAGCTCGTTAAGGGTTCAATCGCTGGCGCAGCTGGCATCGCCCTCCTCCTCGGTGGTGCCGGAACGTTCGCTCTGTGGAACGACTCGGCCGCACTCACCGCCGCTACCGTCTCGACCGGTGAGCTCGACATCGACCTCACCGCCACGGCCGCCGTCTGGAACGACGTATCGACAAAGACCGTCGGTGGCGTCACCACCTCAAGCGTTCTCAACGGCGCGACGTTCAACCCGGCCACCCACAAGCTGGTCCCCGGCGACACCGTGACGTACACCAAGGAAGTAACCATCAAGGCCAACGGCAAGAACCTCGCCGCCAAGCTCGCGTACGTTCCCGGTTCGGTTGTCATCGACCCGACCCTCGCTCCCTTCGTTACGGTCACGGTTGGCGCGCCCACCGGTCTTCCGGCCTCCTGGAGCGCCGTCGCTACGACGCCCGCGGACGGTTCGTACATCATCACGCCGTCCACCACGGTGTCGACCGCAACGTTCAACGTCGTGCTCACCGTCAAGTTCCTTGACACGGCTGCAAACCAGGTAGGCCAGAACCTCACC